A single Tenacibaculum sp. 190524A02b DNA region contains:
- the fdhD gene encoding formate dehydrogenase accessory sulfurtransferase FdhD has protein sequence MKQTNIYESIKVTTEKNTFQDDSLVIEAPLQININNQPYTIVMRTPGNDIELINGLLYAEDIYRNNISLKVELEKTDESFNDIYNVEIPKNYLGNGYLNKRTLLSVSSCGICGKKELNDITVSGDAINNKTSLLHTDIQKMFTIMTNHQYTFMKTGGSHACAIFDKNNKFLTCKEDIGRHNAVDKCVGSLRINQQLKEAFSMFVSGRVSYEIVSKAFFAKIPIIIAVSACSSLAVDFAKEFGICLIGFSRKDKMTIYANPQYIQYEY, from the coding sequence ATGAAACAAACTAACATATACGAGTCTATTAAAGTAACTACTGAAAAAAACACTTTTCAAGATGACTCATTAGTTATTGAAGCTCCTTTACAAATCAATATTAATAATCAACCTTATACTATAGTAATGAGAACTCCAGGTAATGATATTGAGTTAATTAATGGACTTCTTTATGCTGAAGATATTTATAGAAACAATATATCTTTAAAAGTTGAACTTGAAAAAACAGACGAAAGTTTTAATGACATTTATAATGTAGAGATTCCTAAAAACTATTTGGGAAATGGTTATTTAAATAAAAGAACCTTATTATCCGTATCATCTTGTGGCATTTGTGGTAAGAAAGAACTAAATGATATTACAGTATCAGGAGACGCTATCAATAATAAGACTTCATTATTACATACAGATATACAAAAAATGTTTACTATTATGACTAATCATCAATATACCTTTATGAAAACTGGAGGAAGCCATGCTTGTGCTATTTTTGATAAAAACAACAAATTTCTAACTTGTAAAGAGGATATTGGTAGGCACAATGCCGTTGATAAGTGCGTAGGTAGTTTAAGAATTAACCAACAATTAAAGGAAGCTTTCTCAATGTTTGTAAGCGGTCGTGTTTCTTATGAAATTGTTTCGAAAGCTTTTTTTGCTAAAATACCAATTATTATTGCGGTATCGGCTTGTTCTTCATTAGCTGTTGATTTTGCTAAAGAATTTGGTATTTGCTTAATAGGTTTCAGTAGAAAAGATAAAATGACTATATACGCTAACCCACAATATATACAGTATGAGTACTAA
- a CDS encoding DUF4294 domain-containing protein — protein MKKILSLYFIFIVVLVFGQKRDSVPSFVDDYYLIKDGDSLMIELNEVSVLPKHKFNDRIDIHYYYWFKKKVFKAYPYAILASKRVDSVHSRLERIKSKRKKRQYIKRIQKYLEGELTEPLKKLTRTEGRVLLKLIHRQTGKTAFNNVKELRSGWKAFWYNATANIFNLSLKDEYNPKLNNEDYLIEDVLQRAYIDELLEYQEPKLQMNYLEILANKKGAVDVEKYKKMFAKQRKKREKNKNKKRIK, from the coding sequence ATGAAGAAAATTTTAAGCTTATACTTTATATTTATAGTGGTATTGGTGTTTGGACAAAAAAGAGATTCAGTGCCTAGTTTTGTTGATGACTACTATTTGATAAAAGATGGAGATTCATTAATGATTGAGCTTAACGAAGTATCCGTATTACCCAAACATAAATTTAACGACAGGATTGATATACATTACTATTATTGGTTTAAGAAAAAAGTATTTAAGGCATACCCATACGCAATACTAGCATCAAAAAGAGTAGATAGTGTTCATTCCCGTTTGGAAAGGATAAAGTCAAAGAGAAAAAAAAGACAATATATAAAAAGAATTCAAAAATATTTAGAAGGAGAACTAACTGAACCATTGAAAAAGTTAACTAGAACAGAAGGTAGAGTACTACTTAAATTAATCCATAGGCAAACTGGTAAAACAGCTTTCAATAATGTAAAGGAGTTAAGAAGTGGGTGGAAAGCTTTTTGGTATAATGCAACAGCTAATATCTTTAATTTGTCACTGAAGGATGAATACAATCCAAAATTAAATAATGAAGATTACTTGATAGAAGATGTTTTACAAAGAGCATACATAGATGAATTACTAGAGTATCAAGAGCCAAAATTGCAAATGAATTACTTAGAGATTTTAGCAAATAAGAAAGGAGCAGTTGATGTAGAGAAGTATAAAAAGATGTTTGCTAAACAAAGGAAGAAAAGAGAAAAGAATAAAAATAAAAAAAGAATTAAGTAA
- the gcvT gene encoding glycine cleavage system aminomethyltransferase GcvT, translated as MKNTALTHIHEALGAKLVPFAGYNMPVQYEGVNIEHETVRKGVGVFDVSHMGEFFLKGENALALIQKITSNDASKLTPGKAQYSCMPNADGGIIDDLIIYMIAENEYMLVVNASNIEKDWNWISQHNDLNVIMEDRSDDWSLLAIQGPKAAEAMQSLTSVDLSSIKFYTFEITDFAGLPNVVVSATGYTGSGGFEIYVKNEDVEAVWNKVFEAGADWGIKPIGLAARDTLRLEMGYCLYGNDIDDTTSPLEAGLGWITKFTKDFVNAEALKKQKEEGVTRKLVAFELTERGIPRQGYDLVDSEGTKIGYVTSGTMSPSLNKGIGLGYVTKINSKVDSEIFVQIRKKQIAAKVVKLPFYKG; from the coding sequence ATGAAAAATACAGCATTAACTCACATTCATGAAGCTCTTGGAGCTAAGCTAGTTCCATTTGCTGGCTATAATATGCCTGTACAATATGAAGGTGTTAATATTGAGCACGAAACCGTAAGAAAAGGCGTTGGTGTATTTGATGTAAGCCATATGGGAGAATTTTTTTTAAAAGGAGAAAATGCCTTAGCTTTAATTCAAAAAATAACTTCTAACGATGCTTCTAAATTAACTCCAGGTAAAGCTCAATATAGTTGTATGCCTAATGCTGATGGAGGTATTATCGATGATTTAATTATTTACATGATTGCTGAAAATGAATACATGTTAGTTGTTAATGCATCTAATATTGAAAAGGATTGGAACTGGATATCTCAACATAATGACCTGAATGTTATAATGGAAGATCGTTCAGATGATTGGTCATTATTAGCTATTCAGGGACCTAAAGCTGCTGAAGCAATGCAATCTTTAACATCTGTAGATTTATCTTCTATTAAATTTTACACATTTGAAATAACTGATTTTGCTGGATTACCTAATGTTGTAGTTTCAGCAACTGGATATACTGGTTCTGGTGGTTTTGAAATTTACGTAAAAAATGAAGACGTAGAAGCTGTTTGGAACAAAGTTTTCGAAGCTGGAGCTGACTGGGGAATTAAACCTATTGGATTAGCTGCTCGTGATACTCTTCGTTTAGAAATGGGATACTGCTTGTATGGAAATGATATAGACGATACCACTTCTCCATTGGAAGCAGGCTTAGGATGGATTACAAAATTCACTAAAGATTTTGTAAATGCTGAAGCTTTGAAAAAACAAAAAGAAGAAGGCGTTACTAGAAAATTAGTTGCTTTTGAATTGACTGAACGTGGTATCCCTCGTCAGGGTTATGACTTAGTTGATTCAGAAGGTACTAAAATAGGTTATGTTACATCTGGAACAATGAGTCCATCTTTAAATAAAGGAATTGGATTAGGATATGTAACAAAAATTAATTCTAAAGTAGATTCTGAAATTTTTGTTCAAATACGTAAAAAACAAATAGCTGCAAAAGTTGTAAAACTTCCTTTTTACAAAGGATAG
- a CDS encoding TlpA disulfide reductase family protein, translated as MKINKNSISNFVFIVFIVLLIYKPTRIYFIRLISFSPSVITQKKREVLTDYNWSIKGLNTENIEVNKLKDKVIFINFWATWCPPCIAELPSIQLLYDDYKDKITFIFVTSEDKDKVEAFYSKNNYKLPTYRIITKLPDVFNTNSIPKTYIISKNGEILVNKNGAADWNSSVIRNLLDREIKKHPIN; from the coding sequence ATGAAAATAAATAAAAATTCAATCTCAAACTTTGTATTTATAGTCTTCATAGTTTTATTGATATATAAACCTACTAGAATCTATTTTATAAGGCTAATATCATTTTCACCATCTGTAATAACTCAAAAAAAGAGAGAAGTTTTAACTGATTATAATTGGTCTATAAAGGGTTTAAATACTGAAAATATTGAAGTAAATAAATTAAAGGATAAAGTTATTTTTATCAATTTTTGGGCTACTTGGTGCCCGCCATGTATTGCTGAGTTACCAAGTATCCAATTACTTTATGATGATTACAAGGATAAAATAACTTTTATATTTGTAACGAGTGAAGATAAAGATAAAGTAGAAGCTTTTTATAGTAAAAATAATTATAAATTGCCTACATATAGGATAATCACTAAGCTTCCTGATGTATTTAATACAAATTCAATTCCTAAAACTTATATAATAAGTAAGAATGGAGAAATACTTGTAAATAAAAATGGAGCAGCAGATTGGAATTCTTCAGTTATAAGAAACTTATTGGATAGAGAAATAAAAAAGCACCCAATTAATTAA
- a CDS encoding alpha/beta hydrolase, with product MNAETWKSKGQLIRVQNQSIFVIDTGGDKEVLTILHGYPTSTYDYYKVLATLSEKYRVILHDHLGFGFSDKPLNYSYSLIEQADIALSVWKKLNIKECILLAHDYGTSIATEIIARKNRSQINISIKKLILCNGSMHIELAKLRPIQNLLRNKLTGKIVAKIANQSIFNRNIKKIYFDNSKISKTELDTMWFQLEYNDGRNVIHLLSNYINERYLFWHRWIGALTETKVPTKIIWATHDPIAVKAIAIQLSKEIKNNKLMWLENTGHFPMLESYKEWSHLVINA from the coding sequence ATGAATGCAGAAACTTGGAAATCTAAAGGACAACTTATTAGAGTTCAAAATCAATCAATCTTTGTTATTGATACTGGAGGCGATAAAGAGGTCTTAACCATATTACATGGTTATCCAACTTCTACATACGACTATTATAAAGTTTTAGCTACCCTTTCAGAAAAATATCGTGTAATCCTTCATGACCATTTGGGGTTTGGCTTTTCAGACAAGCCACTTAACTATTCATATTCATTAATTGAACAAGCCGACATTGCACTTTCAGTATGGAAAAAATTAAATATTAAAGAATGTATTTTACTTGCACATGATTATGGAACTAGTATTGCTACTGAAATTATAGCTAGAAAAAATCGTTCACAAATTAATATTTCAATAAAAAAACTTATTCTATGTAATGGAAGTATGCATATTGAACTTGCGAAACTTAGACCTATACAAAATTTATTACGTAATAAATTAACTGGGAAAATAGTTGCCAAAATTGCTAACCAAAGTATTTTTAATCGGAATATTAAAAAAATTTACTTTGATAACTCTAAGATTTCAAAAACAGAGTTAGATACCATGTGGTTTCAACTTGAATATAATGATGGAAGAAATGTTATTCATTTACTTAGTAATTATATTAATGAACGGTATTTATTTTGGCACAGATGGATTGGTGCATTGACAGAAACTAAAGTTCCTACTAAAATTATTTGGGCTACTCATGACCCTATTGCTGTTAAAGCTATTGCTATTCAACTTTCTAAAGAAATTAAAAACAACAAACTCATGTGGTTAGAAAACACTGGACACTTTCCAATGCTTGAAAGTTACAAAGAATGGTCACACTTGGTTATCAATGCCTAA
- the priA gene encoding primosomal protein N', with protein MSNYFIDVILPIPLQKTFTYSVSEIEANFLKKGMRVAVSFGRSKIYTAIVFSIHQNAPELYEAKDIHQILDEIPIINEHQLNHWQWISKYYMCSMGDVYRASLPSAFLLESETLISKTSSFTDDANLSDDAFLIYEALHHHSHLTVHQITDILGKKTILPTINELLKKNAVSIREEIYETYKPKLVKYVRLHSDYSSENGLQDLLEQLSRAKKQREAVLHYFQLAGSKKPIKAKDLENRAGVSSTILKALVEKNIFEFYHIKTDRINFEGETNKVKQLNEFQEQAFKEIKSSFENNEVTLLHGVTGSGKTEIYVKLMKEVIEKGKQVLFLLPEIALTTQIITRLQRYFGNQVSVFHSKYSMNERVEVWNNVLENKSKAQIILGARSSVFLPFSNLGLIIVDEEHESSYKQFDPSPRYNARDSAIVLAYQHKAKIVLGSATPSIESYFNAINGKYGIVSLTRRFGNIQLPKIELIDIKEKHRKKQMTGHFSDRLLKMMKEALEIKEQVILFQNRRGYSPVIECTTCGVSPQCPNCDVSLTYHKFKNELKCHYCHYYRAMPNSCGACGSNTLDTKGFGTEQIELELKELFPEHTIGRMDLDTTRGKNGYQKIIGAFEAREIDILVGTQMLSKGLDFDNVSLVGILNADAMLNFPDFRAHERAYQLMVQVSGRAGRSKKQGHVAIQTYNPYHQILQQVSTNSYGDMYKEQLQDRWQFHYPPYYRLIKITLKHKDFNKVNLGIQWLAKALKNTFGEHILGPSEPSISRIRNQYIKNLVVKIPSENSLVKTKNEILKCKVSFESIKDFRPIRFNIDVDNY; from the coding sequence ATGTCAAATTACTTTATAGATGTAATATTACCAATACCGTTACAAAAAACATTTACCTATTCAGTTTCTGAAATAGAAGCAAATTTTTTGAAAAAAGGAATGAGGGTAGCTGTTTCCTTTGGTAGATCTAAGATTTACACGGCAATTGTTTTTAGCATTCACCAAAATGCTCCAGAATTATATGAAGCGAAAGACATTCATCAAATTTTAGATGAAATTCCTATTATTAATGAGCATCAACTGAATCACTGGCAATGGATTTCAAAATATTATATGTGTTCAATGGGAGATGTTTATAGGGCTTCATTACCATCTGCATTTTTATTAGAAAGCGAAACATTAATTAGTAAAACTTCTTCGTTTACAGATGATGCTAATTTAAGTGATGATGCTTTTTTAATATATGAAGCTTTACATCACCATTCACATTTAACAGTTCATCAGATTACTGATATCCTTGGGAAAAAGACAATTTTACCAACAATAAATGAATTATTAAAAAAGAATGCCGTAAGCATTAGAGAAGAAATATATGAAACTTATAAGCCTAAACTAGTTAAATATGTTCGATTGCATTCTGATTATTCATCAGAGAATGGGCTTCAAGATTTACTAGAACAACTATCAAGAGCTAAAAAACAAAGAGAAGCCGTTTTGCATTATTTTCAATTGGCAGGAAGTAAAAAACCGATAAAGGCAAAAGATTTAGAAAATAGAGCAGGTGTTTCTTCAACAATTCTTAAAGCATTAGTAGAAAAAAACATTTTTGAGTTTTATCATATAAAAACGGATCGTATAAATTTTGAAGGTGAAACTAATAAAGTAAAGCAATTGAATGAATTTCAAGAGCAAGCCTTTAAAGAAATAAAGTCTTCTTTTGAAAATAATGAGGTTACATTATTACATGGTGTTACTGGTTCAGGAAAAACAGAAATCTATGTAAAACTAATGAAAGAGGTAATAGAAAAAGGTAAACAAGTTCTTTTTTTATTACCAGAAATAGCGTTGACTACACAAATTATTACTAGGTTGCAACGGTATTTTGGCAATCAAGTTTCTGTTTTCCATTCAAAATATTCAATGAACGAAAGAGTAGAGGTGTGGAATAATGTATTAGAAAATAAATCTAAGGCTCAAATAATTTTAGGAGCTAGATCTTCCGTATTTCTTCCGTTTTCTAACTTAGGATTAATTATTGTAGATGAAGAACATGAAAGTTCCTATAAGCAATTTGATCCTTCACCAAGATATAATGCTAGAGATTCAGCAATTGTTTTAGCTTATCAACATAAAGCAAAAATAGTTTTAGGTTCTGCAACTCCTTCTATAGAAAGTTATTTTAATGCAATTAATGGAAAATATGGTATAGTTTCGTTAACAAGACGTTTTGGTAATATACAGCTTCCAAAGATTGAATTGATAGATATCAAAGAAAAACATCGAAAAAAACAAATGACGGGTCATTTTTCAGATCGTTTACTAAAAATGATGAAGGAGGCTTTGGAGATAAAAGAACAAGTAATTTTATTTCAGAATAGAAGAGGCTATTCTCCGGTAATAGAATGTACTACTTGTGGAGTTTCACCACAATGTCCTAATTGTGATGTTAGTTTAACTTACCATAAATTTAAAAATGAATTAAAATGTCATTATTGCCATTATTATAGAGCTATGCCTAATTCATGTGGAGCATGTGGAAGTAATACACTAGACACAAAAGGTTTTGGAACTGAGCAAATAGAATTGGAGTTGAAGGAATTGTTTCCTGAGCATACTATTGGAAGAATGGATTTAGATACTACAAGAGGTAAAAACGGTTATCAAAAAATAATAGGCGCTTTTGAAGCTAGAGAAATTGATATTTTAGTAGGAACACAAATGTTATCTAAAGGGCTTGATTTTGATAATGTGTCATTGGTTGGAATCTTAAATGCTGATGCAATGCTTAATTTTCCAGATTTTAGAGCACATGAAAGGGCTTATCAATTAATGGTACAGGTATCTGGTAGGGCAGGAAGGTCAAAAAAACAAGGACATGTAGCTATACAGACTTATAATCCTTATCATCAAATTTTACAGCAAGTTTCTACTAATAGTTATGGAGATATGTATAAAGAGCAGTTACAAGATCGTTGGCAGTTTCATTATCCTCCATATTATAGGTTAATCAAGATAACATTGAAGCATAAAGACTTTAATAAGGTTAATTTAGGGATACAATGGTTGGCTAAAGCGTTAAAAAATACTTTTGGAGAGCATATTTTGGGACCTTCAGAGCCATCTATCTCTCGTATTCGAAACCAATATATAAAAAATTTAGTGGTTAAAATACCATCAGAAAACTCATTGGTTAAAACTAAAAATGAGATACTTAAGTGTAAGGTGTCATTTGAATCTATTAAAGATTTTAGACCTATACGATTTAATATTGATGTAGATAATTATTAA
- the rplS gene encoding 50S ribosomal protein L19: protein MESLIKFVQDEFVTRNELPEFAAGDTITVYYEIKEGNKTRTQFFRGVVIQRRGSGSSETFTIRKMSGTIGVERIFPVNLPSIQKIEVNKRGKVRRARIFYFRGLTGKKARIKERRK from the coding sequence ATGGAGTCTTTAATAAAATTTGTACAAGACGAATTTGTAACAAGAAATGAATTACCAGAATTTGCTGCTGGTGATACAATTACTGTTTATTACGAAATTAAGGAAGGTAACAAAACTCGTACACAGTTCTTTAGAGGGGTTGTTATTCAAAGAAGAGGAAGCGGTAGTTCAGAAACATTTACTATTAGAAAAATGTCGGGAACTATCGGTGTAGAGCGTATTTTCCCAGTTAACTTACCATCTATTCAAAAGATTGAAGTTAATAAAAGAGGTAAAGTTCGTAGAGCTCGTATCTTTTACTTTAGAGGTCTTACTGGTAAAAAAGCAAGAATCAAGGAAAGAAGAAAGTAA
- a CDS encoding phosphatase PAP2 family protein, translated as MNGDKTLIEGEHKVKKLSIIKKVVASLLSSIKKETFIIYGLFFMVSLVLIFIYDKLSLHQIMNQYHNSFFDTFFKYITHVGDGVMFGVLVIAFFFIKRKMALVFLVSGILTLLVTHLFKKIIFKGIPRPVGALGEEALHLIEGVKMALMNSFPSGHTTTAFAIFTILCLYHSKNKLQYAWIFLAILAGFSRVYLSQHFLIDILVGSFLGIIIGFISMSLFYSSLKK; from the coding sequence ATGAATGGAGATAAAACTTTAATAGAAGGAGAGCACAAAGTTAAAAAGTTAAGCATAATAAAAAAGGTAGTAGCTAGCTTATTATCGTCAATCAAAAAAGAAACTTTCATAATTTATGGATTGTTTTTTATGGTATCATTAGTTCTTATATTTATATATGATAAACTTTCTCTTCATCAAATAATGAATCAATATCATAATAGCTTTTTTGATACTTTTTTTAAGTACATTACTCATGTAGGTGATGGAGTTATGTTTGGGGTTTTAGTTATTGCTTTCTTCTTTATAAAAAGAAAAATGGCCTTAGTTTTTTTAGTTAGTGGTATATTAACTCTTTTAGTAACACATTTATTTAAAAAAATAATTTTTAAAGGAATACCAAGACCTGTTGGTGCATTAGGTGAAGAAGCTTTACATTTGATTGAAGGGGTTAAAATGGCGTTAATGAATTCTTTTCCTTCTGGGCATACCACTACAGCATTTGCTATATTTACGATATTGTGTTTATACCATTCTAAAAATAAATTGCAATATGCATGGATATTTTTGGCAATATTAGCAGGTTTCTCTAGAGTATATCTATCTCAACATTTCTTAATAGATATTTTAGTAGGATCTTTTTTAGGAATAATAATAGGATTTATTAGTATGAGCTTATTTTATAGCTCGTTAAAAAAATAA
- a CDS encoding glycosyltransferase family 39 protein, whose product MKYSYRTTVYIVIILSTVLRLFLGGQLEFGNDEVYYWLYAKYPDISHFDHPPFVGFFIQFFTLDLFFDSELAIRLAAIIPASINMYVLFLIGKLIKNELTGLITVLLYNINIYALIISGTFILPDAPLLFFWLLSFYFLLQSLPYTASSKTKKYMLVAFACIGCAIYSKYQGVYLLFGIGLYVLLVNRKWLKEWSFYLVFLFPILALSLIYYWNYSNDFISYKFHNNRVSLFSLSFNKDSFLREVLGQFIYNNPYIFVMIIIMIVALIKKKFQFEKKLLWMFLFFSFPLIFTTIYLSLFRDTLPHWSGIAYVTLLPFLAVFISDKKNIHQKLMKGFAFFSVLLILVSIEINKGWFLPVNNNQQEKTKVGKKDAIMDLYGWEQASQKVSHYLRDNKLTELPIISDKWFPASHIDYYIARPNNMHVYGVGELPSIHKYYWINSLRPSIENKKEFLYITDGRNYREPSSVYKDNFDKYNLLQTFPITRNEKTVKFVFVYRLTKL is encoded by the coding sequence ATGAAGTATTCTTATAGGACAACTGTATACATAGTAATTATTTTAAGTACAGTTTTAAGGTTATTCTTAGGCGGTCAATTGGAATTTGGAAATGATGAAGTTTATTACTGGTTATATGCTAAGTATCCAGATATAAGCCATTTTGATCATCCTCCTTTTGTTGGTTTTTTTATACAATTTTTTACATTAGATTTATTTTTTGACAGTGAATTAGCGATTAGATTAGCTGCTATTATACCTGCAAGTATTAATATGTATGTATTGTTTTTAATAGGTAAATTGATTAAAAATGAGCTTACTGGACTTATAACGGTTTTACTTTATAATATAAATATATATGCATTAATTATTTCGGGTACATTTATTCTACCCGATGCTCCTTTATTGTTTTTCTGGTTACTATCATTTTATTTTTTATTACAGTCTTTACCGTATACTGCTTCAAGTAAAACAAAAAAATACATGTTAGTTGCTTTTGCGTGTATTGGATGTGCTATTTATTCAAAATACCAAGGAGTTTACTTATTGTTTGGTATTGGTTTGTATGTGTTATTGGTAAATAGAAAATGGCTAAAAGAATGGAGTTTTTATTTAGTTTTTTTGTTTCCTATACTAGCATTATCATTAATATATTATTGGAACTATAGTAATGACTTTATAAGTTATAAGTTTCATAATAATAGGGTTTCGTTATTTAGTTTATCATTTAATAAAGATTCATTTTTACGAGAAGTACTAGGTCAGTTTATTTATAATAATCCGTACATATTTGTTATGATTATTATTATGATAGTAGCTTTAATTAAGAAGAAATTTCAGTTTGAAAAGAAGTTGCTATGGATGTTCTTGTTCTTTTCTTTTCCATTAATCTTTACAACAATTTATCTTTCTCTATTTAGAGATACATTGCCTCATTGGTCAGGAATAGCTTATGTTACTTTATTACCCTTTTTAGCTGTTTTTATAAGCGATAAAAAAAATATTCATCAAAAGTTAATGAAAGGGTTTGCTTTTTTTAGTGTATTACTCATTCTAGTATCAATTGAAATAAATAAAGGATGGTTTTTGCCGGTAAATAATAATCAACAAGAAAAGACTAAAGTAGGTAAAAAGGATGCCATAATGGATTTATATGGCTGGGAGCAAGCATCTCAGAAAGTAAGTCATTATTTAAGAGATAATAAGTTAACGGAGTTACCTATAATTTCTGATAAGTGGTTTCCAGCTTCACATATTGATTATTACATAGCGCGTCCAAATAACATGCATGTATATGGAGTAGGAGAGCTACCTAGCATTCATAAATATTATTGGATTAACTCATTAAGACCATCTATAGAAAATAAAAAAGAGTTTTTATATATAACTGATGGCAGAAATTATAGAGAGCCTAGTAGTGTTTATAAGGATAATTTTGATAAATATAATCTATTACAAACATTTCCTATTACAAGAAATGAAAAAACAGTAAAATTTGTGTTTGTTTATAGGTTAACTAAATTATAG
- the trmD gene encoding tRNA (guanosine(37)-N1)-methyltransferase TrmD has product MRIDIITVEPDLLRSPFENSMMKRAIEKNIAEVHLHNLREYGSGNYRQIDDYQFGGGAGMVLMIEPIAKCIEKLQSERTYDEIVYMTPDAKTLNQSTANTLSLKENILIITGHYKGIDQRIRDKYVTKEVSIGDYVLTGGELAAAVLCDAVIRLIPGVLGDETSALTDSFQDNLLSPPVYTRPSEYEGMKVPDILLSGNFPKIEEWRSEKAYERTKEIRPDLLDNL; this is encoded by the coding sequence ATGCGAATTGATATTATTACAGTAGAACCAGATTTATTAAGAAGCCCATTTGAGAATTCAATGATGAAAAGGGCTATTGAGAAAAATATTGCAGAAGTGCATTTACATAATTTGAGAGAATATGGTTCTGGTAATTATCGTCAAATAGATGATTATCAGTTTGGTGGTGGTGCTGGTATGGTATTGATGATTGAACCTATAGCTAAATGCATTGAAAAGTTACAATCTGAACGTACTTATGACGAAATAGTATATATGACTCCAGATGCTAAAACTTTAAATCAATCTACAGCGAATACTTTATCATTAAAAGAAAATATTCTTATAATAACTGGACATTATAAAGGAATAGATCAACGTATTAGAGACAAATATGTTACCAAAGAAGTTTCTATTGGTGATTATGTTTTAACTGGAGGTGAATTGGCTGCTGCTGTTCTTTGCGATGCTGTCATTAGATTAATTCCTGGTGTTTTAGGAGATGAAACTTCAGCTTTAACAGATTCTTTTCAAGATAATTTATTATCTCCTCCTGTTTATACTAGACCTTCAGAATATGAAGGCATGAAGGTACCAGATATTTTACTATCAGGTAATTTTCCTAAAATTGAAGAATGGAGATCTGAAAAAGCTTATGAGCGTACCAAAGAAATACGCCCAGATTTATTAGACAATCTTTAA
- a CDS encoding type 1 periplasmic binding fold superfamily protein yields MKQIKLLSFLFIAALSFTSCSDDDNPVPPAPTHEEEVITTMRIVLTKDGTTETVTIESKDADGDGPNPPVITDGTLSANTKYNAVITLWNELEDPADDITKEIKEEADEHQFFYSAQKLSSTFAYAGDNDSKGNPVGLEFTVNTGTAGVGTYTVILRHEPNKTAAGVKDGDITNADGETDIEVVFPITIQ; encoded by the coding sequence ATGAAACAAATTAAATTATTATCCTTTTTATTCATCGCAGCATTATCATTTACTTCTTGTTCTGATGACGATAACCCAGTACCTCCTGCTCCAACACATGAAGAAGAGGTGATTACAACCATGAGAATAGTTTTGACTAAAGATGGAACCACTGAAACAGTAACTATAGAAAGTAAAGATGCTGATGGTGATGGACCAAATCCACCAGTAATTACAGATGGAACACTTAGTGCCAATACTAAATATAACGCTGTTATTACATTATGGAACGAGTTAGAAGATCCTGCTGACGATATTACTAAAGAAATAAAGGAAGAGGCTGACGAACACCAATTCTTTTACAGTGCACAAAAACTAAGTAGTACTTTTGCTTATGCTGGAGACAATGATTCTAAAGGAAACCCTGTTGGTCTTGAATTTACTGTTAATACAGGAACTGCTGGTGTAGGGACTTACACTGTAATTTTAAGACATGAACCAAATAAAACAGCGGCAGGTGTAAAAGATGGTGATATTACCAATGCTGATGGAGAAACTGATATTGAAGTTGTTTTCCCAATAACTATTCAATAA